In Methanothermus fervidus DSM 2088, a single genomic region encodes these proteins:
- a CDS encoding conserved hypothetical protein (COGs: COG5643 Protein containing a metal-binding domain shared with formylmethanofuran dehydrogenase subunit E~KEGG: mth:MTH1346 hypothetical protein~SPTR: O27400 Putative uncharacterized protein~PFAM: FmdE, Molybdenum formylmethanofuran dehydrogenase operon), whose protein sequence is MRKFLVIALFAVFLLISGAFAENKTCEVKINLKWQYNETVNPTIDIKADNESLNFNKYMENNTSLIVRFQGDIQKPFLITIKAPGYQPVTRNFVVDQSGKAVLSVNMNAKESYIIGREITKRASKFLDFKNSDNILVITTAGHVKYKNETTEDAIEGILNELGNSVSFGRGNILLLRKTALDTLDFAFITKKGKNITMAYFRNASFSPVYIGTISENMSMKEYSKLCNSLGKDIAFSIASIANAWALGVSADILREAAFHGHLCAGTICGYAMVETLLKYYPPKGGAMGEGVSYIVLGVPGGSDDDVFVYSMDATPGKRAYIGYNTTNDPNIVGFIRWDSNNKKGTLIVMKYDVKELAEEFKKIYGLNIKEDTPIELKFNSWLVKKLINNPESLVKILYAFDNLTEEQVNYLAGGTSGRTVQSAHGLDMSYILNQTNLVNATPENFMQKKGNLTYDQLKTIGLEAARLAVDIFKQCGINVEKDNLNFLVLTSAGYARLNGQDTSPMWDGIYDILGSRLSRRTLLPVHSALWSPIWFTFILKDGKYNSSILGKIGGFGKFKFNITKDDNLLFAIQIVYDPEKGLVVINDTKGPIYDIGPGWNYTNPSVSKIFKNWNSVITISNGWSYEPPFDMLMVYLFHNHICPGVSPSYLITNYIFQNFPRGKDEKYIYITTTDYCKDDGILLLLGVSPGAGTYYNLRLSDNDTQSPSINGGNMEGILIIWNEKLNIGKAVIITFKWPQFYPGTNSLKAYIDWYKGKDPKGVASPYILTKETEKYITGDELSVILKGSKYLSSGNVLKFIMELPNRQLSDLISVLPISYPTQVTRPTNVSTLISHVITGSSIFTRIIPYISGLGIPIHESISGISGPSGKVGGEIGARGAAQAAGAAGKAYEITPVSKGIGKPGIPFAGIIAVIILIALIAAGYLLRRPEK, encoded by the coding sequence TTGAGGAAGTTTTTAGTGATTGCATTGTTTGCAGTGTTTTTATTGATTTCAGGGGCTTTTGCTGAAAATAAAACATGTGAAGTTAAAATAAATTTAAAATGGCAATACAATGAAACTGTAAATCCAACGATTGATATTAAAGCCGATAATGAGAGTTTAAATTTTAATAAATACATGGAAAACAATACTTCTTTGATTGTGAGATTTCAAGGTGATATTCAAAAACCATTTTTAATCACTATAAAAGCTCCTGGTTATCAACCTGTAACCAGAAATTTCGTTGTGGATCAAAGTGGTAAAGCAGTGTTGTCAGTAAATATGAATGCTAAGGAAAGTTATATCATTGGCAGAGAAATAACAAAAAGAGCTAGTAAATTTTTAGATTTTAAAAATTCTGATAACATACTTGTTATTACAACAGCTGGACATGTTAAATATAAAAATGAAACAACAGAAGATGCAATTGAAGGTATTTTAAATGAACTTGGGAATTCTGTAAGTTTTGGTAGAGGAAACATTCTTCTGCTGAGAAAAACTGCACTAGATACATTGGACTTTGCATTTATAACTAAAAAAGGTAAAAATATAACTATGGCCTATTTCAGAAATGCTAGTTTTTCACCTGTTTATATAGGCACAATATCTGAAAATATGAGTATGAAAGAATATTCCAAACTTTGTAACAGTTTAGGAAAAGATATTGCATTTAGTATTGCAAGTATTGCCAATGCTTGGGCATTAGGAGTTTCAGCAGATATATTAAGAGAGGCTGCATTTCATGGACATTTATGTGCTGGTACAATATGTGGATATGCAATGGTAGAAACATTGCTTAAATATTATCCTCCAAAAGGAGGGGCTATGGGAGAAGGAGTTAGTTACATTGTCCTTGGTGTCCCAGGTGGATCAGATGACGATGTTTTTGTTTATTCAATGGATGCAACACCAGGAAAGAGGGCATACATAGGCTACAATACCACCAATGATCCAAATATAGTAGGATTTATACGTTGGGATTCAAACAACAAAAAAGGAACTTTAATTGTGATGAAATATGATGTAAAAGAACTTGCGGAAGAATTCAAAAAAATCTATGGTCTAAATATTAAGGAAGATACACCTATCGAACTTAAATTCAATTCATGGCTTGTTAAAAAATTGATAAATAATCCAGAATCATTAGTGAAAATTTTGTATGCATTTGACAATCTCACAGAAGAACAAGTAAATTATCTTGCAGGTGGTACTAGTGGACGTACAGTTCAAAGTGCACATGGATTAGACATGAGTTACATTTTAAATCAAACAAATTTAGTGAATGCAACACCAGAAAACTTCATGCAGAAAAAAGGTAATCTAACTTATGATCAATTAAAAACAATTGGATTAGAAGCTGCAAGGTTGGCAGTGGATATATTTAAACAGTGTGGAATAAATGTTGAAAAGGACAATCTTAACTTTTTAGTTTTAACTTCAGCTGGTTATGCACGATTAAATGGCCAAGATACAAGCCCAATGTGGGATGGTATATATGACATCCTTGGTTCAAGGTTGAGTAGAAGAACTTTGTTACCAGTGCACAGTGCACTATGGAGTCCAATATGGTTTACATTTATATTAAAAGATGGTAAATACAATTCAAGTATATTAGGCAAAATAGGCGGCTTTGGAAAATTTAAATTCAATATAACCAAAGATGATAATCTACTTTTTGCTATCCAAATTGTCTATGATCCAGAGAAAGGATTAGTTGTAATTAATGATACAAAAGGTCCAATATACGACATTGGACCTGGATGGAATTATACCAACCCATCAGTTTCTAAAATATTCAAAAATTGGAACAGTGTAATCACAATTTCTAATGGATGGTCCTACGAACCGCCTTTTGATATGTTGATGGTTTATCTATTCCACAACCACATTTGTCCAGGAGTTTCCCCATCTTATTTAATAACAAATTATATATTCCAGAATTTTCCACGAGGGAAAGATGAAAAATATATTTACATTACTACTACGGATTATTGTAAAGATGATGGTATATTGTTGCTACTTGGTGTATCACCAGGAGCTGGGACCTACTATAATTTACGATTAAGTGACAATGATACCCAATCTCCATCCATTAATGGAGGAAACATGGAAGGTATACTCATTATCTGGAATGAAAAATTAAACATTGGAAAGGCAGTGATAATTACATTTAAGTGGCCACAGTTCTATCCAGGAACAAATTCATTAAAAGCATATATAGACTGGTATAAAGGAAAAGATCCTAAAGGAGTGGCCTCACCATATATACTAACTAAAGAGACAGAGAAATATATTACTGGGGATGAATTAAGCGTAATTTTAAAAGGTAGTAAATATTTATCTTCAGGCAATGTACTCAAATTTATCATGGAACTACCAAATCGTCAATTATCAGATTTAATTTCCGTTTTACCAATTTCATATCCAACTCAAGTAACTCGTCCAACAAATGTTTCAACTTTAATATCTCATGTAATTACTGGAAGTTCGATTTTTACAAGGATAATACCATATATATCAGGATTAGGAATTCCAATACATGAATCCATAAGTGGGATTTCAGGTCCTTCAGGTAAAGTTGGTGGTGAAATTGGTGCAAGGGGGGCAGCCCAAGCTGCTGGAGCAGCAGGTAAAGCATATGAGATTACACCAGTGTCTAAGGGAATTGGAAAGCCAGGAATTCCATTTGCAGGAATAATTGCTGTTATAATATTGATTGCATTAATAGCAGCAGGATATCTATTGAGAAGGC